One window of Petrotoga miotherma DSM 10691 genomic DNA carries:
- the xylA gene encoding xylose isomerase: protein MAEYFKDIKKVEYVGKESKDPLAFHYYDPERKIGNKTMEEHLRFSVAYWHTFTAEGRDMFGVESANREWNKFSDPLDKAYARCDAAFEFMSKLGVKYFCTHDRDLVDEQETLRETNKLLDKLVERIKERMKETGIKLLWGTSNLFTHPRFMQGAATSCDADIYAYAAAQVKKALEITKELNGENYVFWGGREGYETLLNTNMELELNNLANFLHMAVDYAKEIGFDGQFLIEPKPKEPTKHQYDFDVANSYAFLQKYDLDKYFKFNIEANHATLAGHTFQHELRYARINNILGSVDANMGDLLLGWDTDQFPTNVFENVLAMYEILKNGGIAPGGLNFDSHVRRPSYENIDLFYAHIAGMDAFALGLILANKILEDKVLEDFVEKRYNSFNEGMGKKIVDGRTNFKELEEYVLDKKVGVPKSGRQEYLENLLNLYIYE from the coding sequence ATGGCAGAATACTTCAAAGATATTAAAAAGGTTGAGTATGTAGGTAAGGAATCAAAGGATCCACTAGCTTTTCATTATTATGATCCCGAGAGAAAAATTGGTAATAAAACTATGGAAGAACACTTGAGATTTTCTGTGGCATACTGGCACACTTTCACTGCAGAAGGAAGGGACATGTTCGGGGTCGAAAGTGCCAACAGAGAATGGAACAAATTTTCGGATCCGTTAGATAAAGCTTACGCAAGATGTGATGCAGCATTTGAGTTCATGAGCAAATTAGGGGTTAAGTATTTTTGTACCCATGACAGAGACTTAGTTGATGAACAAGAAACGTTGAGAGAAACAAATAAGTTATTAGATAAATTAGTAGAAAGAATAAAGGAGAGAATGAAAGAAACAGGTATAAAGCTTCTTTGGGGAACGTCAAATCTTTTCACTCATCCAAGGTTTATGCAGGGTGCAGCTACATCTTGTGATGCAGATATATATGCATATGCCGCTGCACAGGTGAAAAAAGCACTTGAAATAACTAAGGAATTAAATGGTGAAAATTACGTTTTCTGGGGTGGAAGAGAAGGATATGAAACCCTTTTAAACACTAATATGGAGTTGGAATTGAACAATTTGGCTAATTTTTTACACATGGCTGTAGATTACGCCAAAGAAATTGGTTTTGATGGCCAATTTTTGATAGAACCCAAACCAAAAGAGCCCACAAAACATCAATATGATTTTGATGTTGCGAACTCTTATGCATTTTTACAAAAGTACGATCTTGATAAGTATTTCAAGTTCAATATAGAAGCAAATCATGCCACTCTTGCTGGTCATACTTTTCAACATGAATTAAGGTATGCAAGGATAAATAATATATTGGGAAGCGTTGATGCTAACATGGGTGATCTATTGTTGGGATGGGATACAGATCAATTCCCAACAAACGTATTTGAAAACGTTTTGGCAATGTATGAAATACTTAAGAATGGAGGAATAGCTCCGGGTGGTTTGAACTTTGACTCACATGTTAGAAGACCTTCTTACGAAAATATTGATCTGTTTTACGCTCATATAGCAGGAATGGATGCATTTGCGTTAGGATTGATATTAGCCAATAAGATTTTAGAAGACAAAGTTTTGGAAGACTTTGTAGAAAAAAGGTATAATAGTTTTAATGAAGGAATGGGTAAAAAGATAGTGGATGGACGAACTAATTTCAAAGAACTCGAAGAGTATGTACTAGATAAAAAAGTGGGAGTACCAAAATCGGGAAGACAAGAATATTTGGAAAACTTATTAAATTTGTATATCTACGAATAG
- a CDS encoding ABC transporter permease subunit: MMIIALIVIWVFFAILTEGSFLSARNISNLFRQSVFLSVLAMGMVFVIILGQIDLSVGSIVGLTGGIVAILHVWFGMDPLISILITLGIGLLIGLWNGYWVAYRGVPAFVVTLGGMLIFRGILLGITKGTTIGPMRGFFEFLGKGYLSNIIGIIIGVIGAIFIIVAELNSWKKKKSHGLNAPSLKVEFLKLLAYTILIAIFILIFNSYRGVPFPVLITLILLIFFTYISQNTVFGRYIYAIGGNSQAATLSGIDVKKITLIVFMINGLLAAFGGIFLTSRLNAASVSGGEGAELDTIAACVIGGTSLMGGIGTVVGAVIGAIVMASLDNGMSLMNVPVFWQSIIKGLVLIFAVWFDVASKKKEA; this comes from the coding sequence ATGATGATAATAGCTTTAATAGTAATTTGGGTTTTTTTTGCCATCTTGACCGAAGGTTCTTTTTTAAGCGCTAGAAATATTTCTAATTTGTTTAGACAATCAGTGTTTCTATCAGTATTAGCAATGGGGATGGTATTTGTTATAATATTAGGCCAAATAGATCTTTCGGTTGGTTCTATTGTAGGACTAACAGGGGGCATTGTAGCAATTTTGCACGTGTGGTTCGGAATGGATCCCTTAATTTCTATCCTCATTACTTTAGGTATTGGACTTTTGATAGGTTTATGGAATGGATATTGGGTAGCTTATCGAGGAGTTCCAGCCTTTGTTGTTACATTAGGTGGTATGCTCATTTTCAGAGGAATACTATTAGGAATTACAAAAGGTACTACTATTGGTCCAATGAGAGGTTTTTTTGAGTTTCTAGGGAAGGGCTATCTGTCCAATATTATAGGGATAATAATAGGAGTTATCGGTGCTATTTTTATAATTGTAGCAGAACTTAATTCATGGAAAAAGAAAAAATCTCATGGATTAAATGCTCCTTCTTTAAAAGTGGAATTTTTAAAGTTATTAGCTTATACTATATTAATAGCTATTTTTATTCTAATTTTTAATTCTTATCGAGGAGTTCCTTTTCCCGTATTAATAACTCTTATTCTTTTAATATTTTTTACTTATATTTCTCAAAATACAGTTTTTGGAAGATATATATATGCAATTGGTGGCAATAGTCAGGCGGCAACTTTGTCTGGGATAGACGTAAAAAAGATTACACTTATAGTTTTTATGATTAATGGATTGTTAGCAGCTTTTGGAGGTATTTTTTTAACTTCTCGACTTAATGCTGCATCAGTTTCAGGCGGAGAAGGAGCGGAGTTAGATACAATAGCTGCGTGTGTTATAGGTGGTACAAGCTTAATGGGTGGAATTGGTACTGTTGTTGGTGCAGTAATTGGAGCGATTGTTATGGCAAGTTTAGACAATGGAATGAGTCTTATGAATGTCCCTGTGTTTTGGCAGTCTATTATAAAAGGGTTAGTATTAATATTTGCAGTATGGTTTGATGTTGCAAGTAAAAAGAAAGAGGCATAA
- a CDS encoding sugar ABC transporter ATP-binding protein encodes MATLLELKNISKEFPGVKALENINLKIEENTIHALCGENGAGKSTLISILGGIYPLGTYEGEIYLHGERVKFRNPKEAEEAGIAVVHQELSLFDELNIVENIFMGKAIVKGVSIDWNEMIKETQKWLKKLKMENENVLTKVKYLGSAKQQLIEIAKALVKNCNILILDEPTSSLTENETKILFDILKELKSEGITSIYISHKLDEIFELADTVSVLRDGKLIDTKPISEVKESDLIKMMVGREINQMFPKRSYIPNEIVFEVSNYTLYEKYDPQRKVVEDVSFNLRKGEILGLFGLVGAGRTELMTSIIGFNSSNKRGKIFLNAKELEISSPRQALELGIAYLSENRKNLGIFPNLSVRQNLSITFIKEFGSYFKISEEDEIVEALRMIKQLNIKASSPEANITTLSGGNQQKVLLGRNLIRTPKILIMDEPTKGIDVGAKQEIYSLMNDLTSQGISIIMISSELPEIIGMSDRVIVMHEGKFMGELENINHDLTQEEVMYLATATEGGGVF; translated from the coding sequence ATGGCCACTCTTTTAGAATTGAAAAACATATCAAAAGAGTTTCCTGGAGTAAAAGCTCTTGAAAATATCAATTTAAAAATAGAAGAAAATACGATCCATGCCCTTTGTGGCGAAAATGGAGCAGGGAAGTCTACTTTGATAAGTATTTTAGGTGGAATATATCCATTAGGAACATATGAAGGTGAAATTTATTTACATGGTGAAAGAGTGAAATTTAGAAATCCTAAAGAGGCCGAAGAAGCTGGGATAGCTGTTGTTCACCAAGAATTGAGTCTATTTGATGAATTAAATATCGTTGAAAACATCTTTATGGGAAAAGCTATTGTAAAAGGTGTTTCGATAGATTGGAATGAAATGATCAAGGAAACTCAGAAATGGTTAAAAAAATTGAAGATGGAGAATGAAAATGTTCTTACTAAAGTAAAATACTTAGGTTCCGCAAAACAACAGTTAATTGAAATTGCTAAAGCGTTAGTTAAAAATTGCAACATTTTAATTTTGGATGAACCAACTTCCTCTTTAACAGAAAATGAAACAAAGATATTATTTGATATTTTGAAAGAGTTGAAATCTGAAGGGATCACCTCTATTTATATTTCACATAAGCTTGACGAAATTTTTGAGTTAGCTGACACAGTCAGCGTTTTAAGAGATGGTAAATTAATTGACACAAAGCCGATTAGTGAAGTAAAAGAAAGTGATCTCATAAAAATGATGGTGGGGAGAGAAATAAATCAAATGTTCCCCAAAAGGAGTTATATTCCCAACGAAATAGTATTTGAAGTGAGTAATTATACACTTTATGAGAAATATGATCCTCAAAGAAAAGTCGTTGAAGATGTTAGTTTTAACCTTAGAAAAGGAGAAATATTAGGTCTTTTCGGATTAGTTGGTGCCGGTAGGACAGAATTAATGACTAGTATAATAGGATTCAATTCGAGTAATAAAAGAGGAAAGATATTTTTGAACGCTAAAGAATTAGAAATAAGTTCACCAAGGCAAGCGTTAGAACTAGGAATAGCTTATTTATCCGAAAATAGGAAAAATTTGGGGATATTTCCCAATTTATCTGTAAGGCAAAACCTTTCAATTACTTTTATTAAAGAGTTCGGTAGTTATTTTAAAATATCTGAAGAAGACGAAATAGTAGAAGCTCTTAGAATGATCAAACAATTAAATATTAAAGCTTCTTCTCCAGAAGCGAATATCACTACTTTAAGTGGGGGAAATCAACAAAAAGTTTTACTTGGTAGAAATTTGATAAGGACACCAAAAATATTGATTATGGATGAACCTACAAAAGGAATAGACGTTGGGGCTAAACAAGAAATATATTCATTAATGAATGATTTAACATCTCAAGGTATATCAATAATTATGATTTCTTCTGAATTACCAGAAATAATAGGTATGAGCGATAGGGTAATAGTTATGCATGAAGGTAAATTTATGGGAGAATTAGAAAATATTAATCACGATTTAACCCAAGAAGAAGTTATGTACCTTGCAACTGCGACTGAAGGAGGAGGGGTATTTTGA
- the xylF gene encoding D-xylose ABC transporter substrate-binding protein yields MKKVFLVFLVFLLTFGGTVLAKDEVLIGLSVANLQLERWQKDRDIFVDTAEKLGAKVIVQSANNDDLLQVSQVENMMNQGADVLVIIAHDGYIMGSVVEEAHANGIPVIAYDRLLMECDLDYYITFDPIRIGEIQAQYLVDKKPKGNYFLLGGSPTDMNAHFVREGQMKVLQPYIDSGAIEIVGDQWAKDWSAQEAMKIVENALTATQNQIDAIVASNDSTAGGAVEALKEQGLAGKVLVSGQDADLVACQRVVEGTQTVTVYKPIKDIATMAAIMAVSAAKDIHIPTNGTINNEYKEVSTFFLEPIPVDKTNIVETVVKDGFHKLEDVYKNVPRSQWPKVD; encoded by the coding sequence ATGAAGAAAGTTTTTTTGGTTTTTCTGGTGTTTTTATTGACATTTGGTGGTACTGTACTCGCGAAGGATGAGGTATTGATAGGGCTTTCTGTTGCTAATTTGCAACTTGAAAGGTGGCAAAAAGATAGAGATATTTTTGTCGATACCGCCGAAAAACTTGGTGCAAAGGTTATTGTACAATCGGCCAATAACGATGATTTACTACAAGTTTCTCAGGTAGAAAATATGATGAATCAGGGAGCTGATGTATTAGTTATTATTGCACATGATGGTTATATTATGGGAAGTGTGGTTGAAGAGGCTCATGCCAATGGAATTCCAGTGATTGCGTATGATCGTCTTTTAATGGAATGTGATTTGGATTATTACATTACTTTCGATCCAATAAGAATCGGAGAAATTCAAGCACAATATTTGGTTGATAAGAAACCAAAAGGTAATTATTTCCTACTCGGAGGATCTCCAACCGATATGAATGCACATTTTGTTAGGGAAGGTCAAATGAAGGTTCTTCAGCCTTATATTGATAGTGGAGCAATAGAAATAGTAGGAGACCAATGGGCAAAAGACTGGTCAGCACAAGAAGCTATGAAAATTGTGGAAAATGCATTAACCGCAACTCAAAATCAAATTGATGCTATTGTTGCTTCCAACGATAGTACAGCTGGAGGAGCGGTAGAAGCATTAAAGGAACAGGGACTAGCAGGAAAAGTTTTAGTATCTGGTCAAGATGCAGATTTGGTTGCCTGCCAGAGAGTAGTTGAAGGTACACAAACAGTGACTGTCTATAAACCTATAAAGGATATCGCTACTATGGCTGCTATTATGGCTGTTTCAGCGGCTAAGGATATTCATATTCCAACAAATGGAACAATTAACAATGAGTATAAAGAGGTATCTACTTTCTTCTTGGAACCTATTCCTGTTGATAAGACTAACATTGTAGAAACAGTTGTAAAAGATGGTTTTCATAAGTTAGAAGATGTATATAAAAATGTTCCCAGATCTCAATGGCCGAAAGTAGATTAA
- a CDS encoding methyl-accepting chemotaxis protein, producing MFKSIRGKLSLTIIIILVLFGVVVVFNIVSLISSNDGLSNYKDLSNDTSRISEIENNFFEAALAFKDYVINYDEQTQEIITQNINAVQSFFTDETTDSTLVQNIITKIGDYESGFNQIVQLNEEKNRLVNQDFKDISNELRQSITDFKTLAQENNVSTLVFYADSSLEIVDSIKELASVYFSSKSVGDKNSVMNAFDELESQIAILEQGLVSDELTEMFNKTKDVVEQFKDTFNQIVTTIESQEPIIGHMEQARVEILNLLEEQRNELKVQQDTLGPSLIEENNRAITLTAVLTIVAFIVSIIMVIYLIRSITKPLLDFKNKINQFKEGDLTVNFESKSRDEIGQMANALSEMSKELRRSMGSIRQASDKVENASESLTRSSQESRKNSEELKNQMDKIQTSTEETAGNVEEVTSGVDEVARAAQGVSQDAQRLSEEADETSKAAEEGSKTIESISQAVKEAVERTKESQKEVETLANNAKNVQSIVETINSITEQTNLLALNAAIEAARAGEAGRGFAVVADEIRKLAEESRNATDEISEILTNITQGTNKVNESTNKVVGTIGEINEKMVNVQQSFNRIKERIERMDQGIENMTASAEEQSASAQEMSTAMDRVAKAVTEISEQLERSRSVIDEQVKQGVGINEEAKELSELATELKGLVGSFKI from the coding sequence TTGTTTAAAAGCATAAGAGGAAAACTTTCTTTAACAATTATAATAATATTAGTTTTATTTGGCGTTGTCGTTGTTTTTAATATTGTCTCATTGATTTCATCAAATGATGGACTTTCTAATTATAAAGATTTGTCAAATGACACGAGTAGAATTTCTGAAATAGAAAACAACTTTTTTGAAGCTGCTTTGGCCTTCAAAGATTATGTGATTAACTACGATGAACAAACACAAGAAATTATTACTCAGAATATCAACGCTGTTCAAAGTTTCTTTACAGATGAAACTACCGATTCTACACTAGTACAAAACATAATCACAAAGATAGGGGACTATGAAAGCGGTTTTAATCAAATTGTTCAATTGAACGAAGAAAAGAATAGGCTCGTAAATCAAGATTTTAAAGATATATCCAATGAATTACGCCAAAGTATTACTGACTTTAAAACCTTAGCCCAAGAAAATAACGTTTCAACCCTCGTTTTTTACGCTGATAGCTCGTTAGAAATAGTAGATAGTATAAAAGAGCTTGCTTCTGTTTATTTTTCTTCTAAATCAGTAGGTGACAAAAACAGTGTCATGAATGCTTTTGATGAGTTAGAATCACAAATAGCCATTTTAGAGCAAGGATTAGTATCAGACGAACTAACTGAAATGTTCAATAAGACGAAAGATGTGGTTGAACAATTCAAAGACACATTCAACCAAATAGTCACAACGATAGAATCCCAAGAGCCTATAATCGGGCATATGGAACAAGCAAGGGTAGAGATACTCAACCTATTAGAAGAACAAAGAAATGAATTAAAGGTCCAGCAAGACACGTTAGGTCCATCACTCATAGAAGAAAACAACAGGGCTATAACCTTGACAGCCGTTTTAACCATAGTAGCCTTCATAGTATCGATAATCATGGTTATCTATCTAATAAGGAGTATAACGAAACCACTGTTAGACTTCAAAAACAAGATAAACCAATTCAAAGAAGGAGACTTAACGGTAAACTTTGAAAGTAAAAGCAGAGACGAGATAGGACAGATGGCAAACGCTCTATCAGAAATGAGTAAAGAATTGAGAAGATCCATGGGGTCAATAAGGCAGGCATCAGACAAAGTAGAAAACGCATCAGAAAGTCTAACACGATCATCACAAGAAAGCAGAAAGAACTCAGAAGAACTCAAAAACCAGATGGACAAGATACAAACAAGTACGGAAGAAACAGCAGGAAACGTAGAAGAAGTAACTTCAGGGGTAGACGAAGTAGCAAGGGCAGCACAAGGTGTATCCCAAGATGCTCAAAGACTAAGTGAAGAAGCAGATGAAACGAGTAAAGCTGCAGAAGAAGGAAGCAAAACGATAGAAAGTATAAGTCAAGCGGTGAAAGAAGCGGTAGAAAGGACAAAAGAAAGTCAAAAAGAAGTAGAAACACTCGCAAACAACGCCAAGAACGTACAAAGTATAGTAGAAACGATAAACTCGATAACGGAACAAACGAACCTGTTGGCACTAAACGCAGCGATAGAAGCTGCAAGGGCAGGAGAAGCGGGAAGAGGATTTGCAGTTGTAGCGGATGAGATAAGGAAGTTAGCTGAAGAGTCAAGGAATGCAACGGATGAAATATCAGAAATACTAACCAACATAACGCAAGGTACGAACAAAGTGAACGAATCGACGAACAAGGTAGTAGGAACGATAGGAGAAATAAACGAAAAGATGGTGAATGTACAACAAAGTTTCAACCGGATAAAAGAAAGGATAGAAAGGATGGACCAAGGGATAGAAAACATGACTGCAAGTGCAGAAGAACAAAGTGCAAGTGCGCAAGAGATGAGCACAGCGATGGACAGGGTAGCGAAAGCGGTAACAGAGATAAGTGAACAACTAGAAAGGTCAAGAAGTGTAATAGACGAACAAGTAAAACAAGGGGTAGGGATAAACGAAGAAGCGAAAGAGTTGAGTGAGTTAGCCACAGAGTTAAAAGGATTAGTTGGAAGTTTTAAAATATAA
- a CDS encoding glycoside hydrolase family 3 N-terminal domain-containing protein — translation MQFYKNPNKPIEERVEDLLKQMTLDEKIAQLGSFWSYELLDNGNFSFEKAQNLLKEGIGQITRPGGATGFSPKKTAELSNKIQRFLLTETRLGIPAFMHEECLSGYMTRGATIFPQMIGAASTWEPPLIERMTTSIRNQMKALGIHQGLSPVVDVTRDPRWGRTEETFGEDPYLVAKMGVSYVKGLQSDDLKNGVVATLKHFVGYGVSEGGMNWAPAHIPERELKETFLFPFEAVIKEGKAKSVMNAYHEIDGIPCGASEILLRKILREEWGFDGIVVSDYFAINSLMEYHKLVSNKKGAAIKALKAGIDVELPSFDCYKEPLKNAIENGELSEAFIDKSVRNILRLKFEMGLFENPYVDLEKVPDNLDTPEDRKLAYEIAKKSIVLLKNNGIVPLKKNPNIKKVAVIGPNANSARNLTGDYTYLTHLETLKQGAFGTSAMEGITFSESELPIKTIYESLKEKLEKLNVETSYAKGCEINGDNKEMFKEAIELAKISDVAILVLGDKSGLTLDCTTGESRDSSTLILPGVQLDLLKSVINTGTPVIVVLVNGRPYSLDWVSKNVSAIFEAWLPGEEGGNALADIILGNESPSGKLPISFPRHVGQIPVYYNHKPSGGRSQWWGDYTDSPAKPLYPFGHGLSYTQFEYTNLQIESSDRIVKISMDVKNIGEETGDEIVQLYVNDEVASVTRPVKELKGFQRITLKPSEKKRIIFNLPIETLALYNEKMEFLVEKGYFKVMVGSSSEDIRLNEKFYIDKDIKISPQNKKFFSDVVLEEN, via the coding sequence GATAATGGTAATTTCTCTTTTGAAAAAGCTCAAAATTTATTGAAAGAAGGAATTGGTCAGATAACTCGTCCAGGAGGAGCGACAGGATTCTCTCCTAAGAAAACAGCTGAATTGTCAAACAAAATTCAGAGATTTCTTCTTACTGAAACAAGATTGGGGATTCCTGCTTTTATGCATGAAGAATGTTTGAGTGGTTACATGACAAGAGGAGCGACCATTTTCCCTCAGATGATTGGTGCGGCAAGTACTTGGGAACCTCCATTAATAGAACGAATGACAACAAGTATAAGAAATCAAATGAAAGCTCTTGGAATACATCAAGGATTATCTCCAGTTGTTGATGTAACTAGAGATCCTAGATGGGGGAGAACTGAGGAAACTTTTGGAGAAGATCCATATTTGGTTGCAAAGATGGGAGTTTCATATGTTAAAGGGTTACAATCTGATGATTTGAAGAATGGAGTAGTTGCTACTTTAAAGCATTTTGTGGGTTATGGGGTTTCTGAAGGTGGGATGAATTGGGCGCCAGCTCATATCCCAGAAAGAGAACTAAAAGAAACATTTCTCTTTCCTTTTGAAGCTGTTATTAAAGAAGGAAAAGCTAAATCTGTCATGAATGCTTATCATGAGATTGATGGTATACCTTGTGGAGCTTCTGAAATTTTGTTGAGAAAAATTTTGCGAGAGGAATGGGGTTTTGATGGTATTGTTGTTTCCGATTACTTTGCAATCAATTCATTGATGGAATATCATAAATTAGTATCAAATAAAAAAGGAGCAGCTATAAAAGCGTTAAAAGCTGGGATAGATGTTGAACTTCCCTCTTTTGATTGTTATAAAGAACCATTAAAGAATGCGATAGAAAATGGAGAGCTTTCTGAAGCATTTATTGATAAATCTGTTAGAAATATTTTACGATTAAAGTTTGAGATGGGATTATTTGAAAATCCTTATGTTGATTTAGAAAAGGTTCCAGATAATTTAGATACACCTGAAGATAGGAAACTCGCGTATGAAATTGCTAAAAAATCAATTGTTCTATTGAAAAATAATGGAATAGTGCCTTTGAAAAAGAATCCAAACATAAAAAAAGTTGCAGTAATTGGACCAAATGCAAACAGCGCTAGAAATTTAACAGGGGATTATACTTATTTAACACACTTAGAAACCTTAAAACAAGGAGCTTTCGGTACTTCAGCAATGGAAGGAATTACTTTTTCTGAAAGTGAATTGCCAATAAAAACCATATATGAAAGTTTGAAAGAAAAATTAGAAAAGTTAAATGTGGAAACATCTTACGCAAAAGGTTGCGAAATAAATGGTGACAACAAAGAAATGTTTAAAGAAGCAATCGAACTTGCTAAAATATCTGATGTTGCTATTCTAGTTTTAGGTGATAAATCTGGGTTAACGTTGGATTGCACAACTGGTGAATCTCGTGATAGTTCTACGTTGATTTTACCAGGTGTACAACTTGATTTACTAAAATCTGTTATAAATACGGGAACACCTGTAATTGTTGTTCTTGTAAACGGAAGGCCATATTCGTTAGACTGGGTATCAAAAAATGTTTCTGCAATATTTGAAGCTTGGTTACCTGGTGAAGAAGGTGGCAATGCTCTGGCCGATATTATTTTGGGTAATGAGTCCCCTTCAGGGAAATTGCCTATATCTTTTCCGCGTCATGTGGGACAAATTCCAGTTTATTATAATCACAAGCCTTCTGGAGGAAGAAGTCAATGGTGGGGAGATTATACGGATTCACCTGCCAAACCACTATATCCTTTTGGTCATGGTCTCAGTTATACACAATTTGAATATACGAATCTTCAAATTGAAAGTAGCGATAGAATCGTGAAAATAAGCATGGATGTTAAAAACATAGGTGAAGAGACAGGTGATGAAATTGTTCAGCTGTACGTGAATGATGAAGTCGCTAGTGTAACTAGACCTGTGAAAGAATTAAAGGGTTTTCAAAGAATTACACTTAAACCTTCAGAAAAGAAAAGAATCATTTTTAATCTCCCAATAGAGACTTTAGCGCTATATAATGAAAAAATGGAATTTTTGGTTGAAAAAGGTTATTTTAAAGTTATGGTGGGATCCTCTTCTGAAGATATAAGGTTAAATGAAAAGTTTTACATTGATAAAGATATTAAAATTTCGCCTCAAAACAAGAAGTTTTTTAGCGATGTGGTTCTGGAAGAAAATTAA